In Elaeis guineensis isolate ETL-2024a chromosome 1, EG11, whole genome shotgun sequence, a genomic segment contains:
- the LOC105061516 gene encoding acyl transferase 4-like has product MAFSVTRTALSLVGPCEPTPSDTLYLSIIDRVPGLRHMVRSLHVFKHGQEPAKVIKAALSKALVKYYPFAGRFINSEHGDVRIACTGEGAWFVEATANCSLEDVKYLDHPLMISNDKLLPEPSLELDPLDLPVMMQVTEFTCGGFVVGLISVHTIADGLGSAQFVDAIGEFARNLAKPTVDPVWSRELIPNPPKLPSGPPPVFPSLKLLYSTMDISLDRINRVKAEYFDQTGQRCSAFDVSIAKTWQARTRAINLDPDIDVHVCFFASIRHLLHQVLPAEGVGYYGNCFHPVTVTAPSGKVASAELVEVVKMIRAAKARLPAYVAKWVVGDFKEDPYELSFTYNSLFVSDWTRLGFLEVDYGWGMPIHVIPFAYYAFMAVAIIGAPPKPNKGARLMTQCVEKEHLEAFQDEMKTF; this is encoded by the exons ATGGCGTTCTCAGTGACCAGAACTGCCCTGTCCCTCGTCGGCCCATGCGAGCCAACACCATCGGATACGCTCTATCTCTCGATCATCGACCGTGTGCCTGGACTGAGGCACATGGTGCGGTCGCTGCATGTGTTCAAGCACGGGCAGGAGCCAGCCAAGGTCATAAAGGCAGCACTATCCAAGGCACTAGTCAAGTACTATCCTTTCGCCGGAAGGTTCATCAACTCAGAACATGGCGATGTTCGCATCGCTTGCACCGGCGAGGGCGCTTGGTTTGTCGAGGCCACAGCAAATTGTAGCCTTGAAGATGTCAAATACCTCGACCACCCCCTCATGATCTCGAATGATAAGCTCCTCCCCGAGCCTAGCCTGGAGTTAGACCCTCTTGATCTACCAGTCATGATGCAG GTTACAGAATTCACCTGTGGCGGGTTCGTGGTTGGCCTCATCTCTGTCCACACCATCGCTGACGGCCTCGGTTCAGCACAGTTCGTCGATGCCATCGGAGAATTTGCTCGCAACCTCGCCAAGCCCACCGTCGACCCGGTCTGGTCCCGGGAACTCATCCCCAACCCACCCAAGCTCCCTTCTGGACCCCCACCAGTCTTCCCTTCCCTCAAGCTCCTGTACTCCACGATGGACATCTCCCTGGACCGCATCAACCGGGTCAAAGCTGAGTACTTCGATCAGACCGGCCAACGATGCTCCGCCTTCGATGTCTCCATTGCCAAGACCTGGCAGGCTCGCACCCGGGCTATCAATTTGGACCCAGACATCGACGTCCATGTCTGCTTCTTCGCCAGCATTCGCCACTTGTTGCACCAAGTATTGCCTGCAGAAGGTGTTGGCTATTATGGCAACTGCTTCCATCCAGTGACCGTCACCGCCCCCAGCGGTAAAGTTGCATCGGCAGAGCTTGTCGAAGTCGTGAAGATGATCAGGGCTGCTAAGGCTAGGCTGCCTGCCTACGTCGCCAAGTGGGTAGTCGGGGACTTCAAAGAGGATCCTTATGAGCTCTCCTTCACATACAACTCGTTGTTTGTCTCGGACTGGACCCGGCTGGGCTTCCTTGAGGTCGACTATGGCTGGGGTATGCCCATCCATGTCATACCTTTTGCTTACTATGCGTTCATGGCGGTGGCCATCATTGGAGCACCACCAAAGCCCAACAAAGGTGCTCGGTTGATGACGCAGTGCGTCGAGAAGGAGCACTTGGAAGCCTTCCAAGATGAGATGAAAACCTTCTAA